Proteins from a single region of Catenulispora acidiphila DSM 44928:
- a CDS encoding roadblock/LC7 domain-containing protein, which translates to MTQAARNLNWLITNFVDRVPGVAHTVVVSSDGLLLAVSDGFPRDRADQLAAVASGLSSLTQGAARIFEGGAVTQTVVEMVRGFLFVMAISDGSALAVLASSDCDMGLIGYEMALLVERAGDVLTPALRAELQSSLPR; encoded by the coding sequence CTGACCCAAGCCGCCAGGAATCTCAACTGGCTGATCACCAACTTCGTGGACCGCGTCCCGGGGGTCGCGCACACGGTGGTGGTCTCCTCCGACGGCCTGCTTCTGGCGGTGTCCGACGGATTCCCCCGCGACCGCGCCGACCAGCTGGCGGCCGTGGCCAGCGGCCTGTCGTCGCTGACCCAGGGCGCCGCGCGCATCTTCGAGGGCGGCGCGGTGACGCAGACCGTCGTGGAGATGGTCCGCGGCTTCCTGTTCGTGATGGCCATCTCCGATGGCTCCGCCTTGGCCGTACTCGCTTCCTCGGATTGCGACATGGGCCTGATCGGCTATGAAATGGCCCTGCTCGTCGAACGCGCCGGCGACGTCCTGACGCCGGCGCTGCGCGCCGAGCTCCAGTCGTCGCTGCCGCGCTGA
- a CDS encoding DUF742 domain-containing protein: MSSAHDSSPLVRPYALTRGRTRARYQLPIEALVSTTDNGRSRLPGREPEHQRICELCVELKSVAEVAALMRMPLGVVRVLLGDMSDAGLVTIQQPGETDSGQPNLALLERVLIGLRNL, encoded by the coding sequence GTGAGCAGCGCGCACGATTCCTCGCCCCTCGTCCGCCCCTACGCGCTGACCCGGGGCCGCACACGGGCCCGTTACCAATTGCCCATCGAGGCGTTGGTATCCACGACGGACAACGGACGATCGCGCCTTCCCGGCCGGGAGCCGGAACACCAGCGCATCTGCGAGCTGTGCGTCGAGCTGAAGTCGGTCGCGGAGGTCGCGGCACTGATGCGGATGCCGCTGGGGGTGGTCAGGGTGCTGTTGGGCGACATGTCGGACGCCGGCCTGGTCACGATCCAGCAACCCGGTGAGACCGACTCCGGACAGCCCAACCTCGCGCTCCTCGAACGAGTCCTCATAGGACTCCGCAATCTGTAG
- a CDS encoding GTP-binding protein, translated as MNYSPYGEAPDPQPAVGPTTSVKIVVAGGFGVGKTTFVGAVSEIAPLTTEAVMTAASEGVDDLTVVPGKVTTTVAMDFGRVSLDRELILYLFGTPGQNRFWFMWDDLCRGAIGAVVLVDTRRLADCFSAIDYFEDAGLPYIVGVNCFDGMLTHEVADVREALSIPPDVPVVTCDARSRESTKLTLIRLVEHAMSRFAAAAAS; from the coding sequence GTGAACTACTCCCCTTACGGAGAGGCGCCCGACCCGCAACCCGCGGTGGGCCCGACCACGTCGGTGAAGATCGTCGTCGCCGGCGGCTTCGGCGTCGGCAAGACCACCTTCGTCGGCGCGGTCTCGGAGATCGCCCCGCTGACCACCGAGGCCGTGATGACCGCGGCCTCCGAGGGCGTGGACGACCTCACGGTCGTGCCCGGCAAGGTGACCACCACGGTGGCCATGGACTTCGGGCGCGTGTCGCTGGACCGCGAGCTGATCCTGTACCTGTTCGGCACCCCGGGCCAGAACCGCTTCTGGTTCATGTGGGACGACCTGTGCCGCGGCGCCATCGGCGCGGTGGTGCTGGTGGACACCCGCCGGCTGGCGGACTGCTTCTCGGCGATCGACTACTTCGAGGACGCCGGCCTGCCGTACATCGTCGGCGTGAACTGTTTCGACGGCATGCTCACCCACGAGGTCGCCGACGTCCGCGAGGCGCTGTCGATCCCGCCGGACGTGCCGGTCGTCACGTGCGACGCCCGCAGCCGGGAGTCCACCAAGCTGACCCTGATCCGCCTGGTGGAGCACGCCATGTCACGCTTCGCAGCGGCGGCGGCATCCTAG
- a CDS encoding flavin reductase family protein: MHTVPGIKVLYFGTPVVLITTRNEDGTPNIAPMSSAWWLNGSAMLGLGNSSQTSANIAREGECVLNLPSSAMVEYVDRIAMTTARKEISPYRLEQGYRTERDKFGLAGLTEQPSEIVSPPRILECPIQMECRLTAVHPVGDEGGLSAFEVEVLRTHVEEELVIPGTHYIDPEAWDPLIMKFCEFFGGGQPVHTSRLAAGWSMPHTLRKLPVTDSAAEPALSEPEPALSGSASA, from the coding sequence ATGCACACCGTTCCCGGCATCAAAGTCCTGTACTTCGGCACCCCTGTCGTCCTGATCACGACCCGCAACGAGGACGGCACCCCCAACATTGCCCCGATGTCCTCGGCCTGGTGGCTCAACGGAAGCGCCATGCTGGGGTTGGGGAACTCCTCGCAGACCTCCGCCAACATCGCCCGCGAGGGCGAGTGCGTCCTGAACCTGCCGTCCTCGGCGATGGTCGAGTACGTCGACCGCATCGCGATGACCACGGCGCGCAAAGAGATCTCGCCCTACCGCCTCGAGCAGGGCTACCGGACCGAGCGGGACAAGTTCGGGTTGGCCGGGCTCACCGAGCAGCCCTCTGAGATCGTTTCCCCGCCTCGGATCCTGGAGTGCCCGATCCAGATGGAGTGCCGGCTCACCGCCGTGCATCCGGTCGGGGACGAGGGCGGCTTGAGCGCCTTCGAGGTCGAAGTGCTCCGCACGCATGTCGAGGAGGAGCTGGTCATCCCGGGGACGCACTACATCGACCCGGAGGCGTGGGACCCGCTGATCATGAAGTTCTGCGAGTTCTTCGGCGGCGGGCAGCCGGTGCACACTTCGCGGTTGGCGGCCGGCTGGAGCATGCCGCACACGCTGCGGAAACTACCGGTGACGGACAGTGCCGCCGAGCCCGCACTCAGCGAGCCGGAGCCCGCGCTCAGTGGGTCAGCGTCAGCCTGA
- a CDS encoding LysR family transcriptional regulator: protein MDTALLEVFLEVARRESFTAAAGSLGYTQSAISRQIAALESSVGVPLFDRLPRGVRLTEEGRAMVPHATAVLGRLRAAVADVRAVGTLGGGGLRVGAIPTADMALIPRAVAAFRRAHPAVAVSHVEGLTRGLVVDVREGDLDLAVIGTAHPEPAFEGVRLRKLMDDPLSVALPLDHRLADRDLLSLADLEGENWIAGQPRSQDTLIAGVLDGEFQPRIPYVVLEWSAKQGFVAAGLGVTLVPALAAAAVRPDVVVVALDQSEVAPRSVFAATPEGVADSAAVTAFLELLAPAALDR from the coding sequence ATGGACACCGCGTTGCTCGAAGTCTTCCTGGAGGTCGCGCGGCGCGAGTCGTTCACCGCGGCGGCTGGTTCGCTCGGCTATACGCAGTCGGCGATATCGCGTCAGATAGCCGCGCTGGAGTCGTCGGTCGGCGTGCCGTTGTTCGACCGGCTCCCACGGGGCGTACGGCTGACGGAGGAAGGCCGAGCCATGGTGCCGCACGCGACGGCCGTCTTAGGCCGTCTGCGGGCCGCTGTGGCCGATGTACGGGCCGTCGGGACACTAGGCGGCGGTGGCCTCAGAGTCGGTGCGATCCCGACCGCCGACATGGCCCTGATCCCGCGCGCCGTCGCGGCGTTCCGGCGAGCGCATCCGGCCGTGGCCGTCAGCCATGTCGAAGGACTGACCCGCGGGCTGGTTGTGGACGTCCGCGAGGGCGACCTGGACCTCGCGGTCATCGGGACGGCACACCCCGAGCCCGCCTTCGAGGGAGTGCGTCTGCGGAAGTTGATGGACGATCCGTTGTCGGTGGCTCTGCCGCTCGACCACCGCCTCGCCGACCGGGACCTGCTGTCCTTGGCCGACCTCGAGGGCGAGAACTGGATCGCCGGCCAGCCGCGCTCGCAGGACACGCTGATCGCCGGAGTGCTGGACGGGGAGTTCCAACCGCGAATCCCTTATGTGGTCTTGGAATGGTCCGCGAAGCAGGGGTTCGTGGCGGCCGGGCTCGGCGTCACCCTGGTCCCGGCGCTGGCGGCCGCGGCGGTGCGGCCGGACGTGGTCGTGGTGGCGCTGGATCAGAGCGAGGTCGCGCCGCGGTCGGTCTTCGCCGCGACGCCCGAGGGGGTCGCGGACAGCGCGGCGGTCACGGCATTTTTGGAGCTGCTGGCCCCGGCGGCGCTTGATCGGTGA
- a CDS encoding RidA family protein, protein MTAFTLDNPAGVPSSPHKAFSNVAVIPLGERTLLMLAGQVAWDDDHRIVGGDDLRAQTRRVMDLIGQVLAAHGATFADVVNLRTFLTDISRIREYGEVRSEYFPGLPAPTSTTVEVSALFMPDALIEVEATAVL, encoded by the coding sequence ATGACCGCTTTCACTCTCGACAACCCCGCTGGCGTCCCCAGCTCGCCGCACAAAGCCTTCTCCAACGTCGCCGTGATCCCGCTCGGCGAGCGCACGCTGCTGATGCTGGCCGGGCAGGTGGCGTGGGACGACGACCACCGGATCGTCGGCGGGGATGATCTGCGCGCGCAGACCCGCCGTGTCATGGACCTGATCGGCCAGGTGCTGGCGGCACACGGCGCGACGTTCGCGGACGTCGTCAACCTCCGTACGTTCCTGACCGACATCTCCCGCATCCGCGAGTACGGCGAAGTACGCAGCGAGTACTTCCCGGGCCTGCCCGCACCGACCAGCACCACGGTCGAGGTCTCAGCACTGTTCATGCCGGACGCGCTGATCGAAGTCGAGGCGACCGCCGTCCTCTGA
- a CDS encoding alpha/beta fold hydrolase yields the protein MPSVRVGDIDVYYEIHGEGPPLVFIGGLGVDLTVFAPLTDLLARSFRVLTFDNRGAGRTDKPDAPYSIPMMAGDTVGLMDALGLPRAHMVGISMGGRIAMELAAEHPSRVDRLVLISTAATGTGRLRMSLPARVLGLAKRLHILRGAGETQRQPHFAHQHQLAASAAYDGAERLADIQAPTLILHGKRDRSIKPAAALATRVGIRDSEIDFFRGGHMFSLLAQREAVVARTEDFLQDWRGQRWPTSLPQI from the coding sequence GTGCCATCGGTTCGAGTCGGCGACATCGACGTCTACTACGAGATCCACGGCGAGGGCCCGCCCCTGGTGTTCATCGGCGGCCTCGGTGTGGACCTGACCGTTTTCGCGCCCCTCACCGACCTGCTGGCGCGCAGCTTTCGCGTCCTGACTTTCGACAACCGCGGCGCGGGTCGCACGGACAAGCCGGACGCCCCGTATTCGATCCCGATGATGGCTGGCGACACGGTCGGCCTGATGGACGCCCTCGGCCTCCCCCGGGCGCACATGGTCGGGATCTCGATGGGCGGACGGATCGCGATGGAACTCGCCGCCGAACATCCCTCCCGCGTCGACCGCCTGGTCCTGATCTCCACGGCGGCGACCGGGACCGGCCGACTGCGGATGTCGCTGCCGGCCCGCGTTCTGGGGCTCGCGAAGCGCCTGCACATTCTGCGCGGAGCAGGAGAGACCCAGCGGCAACCGCACTTCGCGCACCAGCATCAACTGGCCGCCAGTGCCGCCTACGACGGTGCCGAACGCTTGGCTGACATCCAGGCGCCCACCCTGATCCTGCATGGAAAGCGCGACCGCAGCATCAAGCCGGCTGCCGCGCTCGCCACCCGCGTCGGCATCCGCGACTCGGAGATCGATTTCTTCCGCGGCGGCCACATGTTCTCCCTGCTGGCGCAGCGGGAGGCGGTCGTGGCGCGGACCGAGGACTTCTTGCAGGACTGGCGCGGGCAGCGCTGGCCGACGAGCCTGCCGCAGATTTAG
- a CDS encoding TetR/AcrR family transcriptional regulator: protein MAAENGRRRREYAPRVPIEQRRSDVLDAALRIVVREGHAAVTMEAVAAAAGVTKPVVYGVFPNREALLGDLLRREQAAALEQLVELLPTLRKGLNAGAHPADVLADALDGFLAAVRNAPERWSCIVVPMADMPAQFNAAREETRALVLASAEELGRWITRTFDAPPDLDPELIAHTVVTLAEMAARLVLTDPEKYEPARFVKGLRAAVGLVR, encoded by the coding sequence GTGGCGGCGGAGAACGGGCGGCGGCGCCGCGAGTACGCGCCGCGGGTGCCGATCGAGCAGCGTCGCAGCGATGTGCTGGACGCCGCGCTGCGCATCGTGGTCCGGGAGGGCCACGCCGCGGTGACGATGGAAGCGGTGGCGGCGGCTGCCGGCGTCACCAAGCCCGTGGTCTACGGGGTGTTCCCGAACCGTGAGGCGCTGCTAGGGGACTTGCTGCGTCGTGAGCAGGCCGCAGCACTGGAACAGCTGGTGGAGCTGCTGCCGACACTGCGCAAAGGGTTGAACGCCGGAGCGCATCCCGCTGATGTCCTGGCCGATGCTCTCGACGGCTTCCTGGCCGCGGTCCGGAACGCGCCCGAGCGCTGGTCCTGCATCGTGGTGCCGATGGCGGACATGCCCGCGCAGTTCAACGCCGCGCGTGAGGAGACTCGGGCTCTGGTGCTGGCATCCGCAGAGGAACTGGGCCGCTGGATCACGCGGACTTTCGACGCCCCGCCCGACCTCGATCCCGAACTGATCGCGCACACCGTTGTGACGCTCGCGGAGATGGCCGCGCGGCTGGTGTTGACCGATCCGGAGAAGTACGAACCGGCCCGGTTCGTGAAGGGTTTGCGGGCTGCCGTGGGACTGGTTCGCTAA
- a CDS encoding oxygenase MpaB family protein: protein MPHPSAEDVPVSPERGPLRSLDNGFFGPDSVSWKVWTSPTSLIGFQRAVVLEHFDPPLAAAVADSGGIYQDPHGRLDQTLAYFLTVAVGDSRTVIQAAEFLMRIHAKATGVEPITGKRYSANNPESQLWIHLTGWHSVLKCYELYGPGRLSKADEDRYWAECRVAAELQTCDPADVPRNREEVKAYFEKVRPQLCSSERAYRGMHYLLYPPLKKVGFRIWAASRFTAVLSIHSLPMWMRRTGGFHQWRLIDFGIRLAQPFIRMGTRIAKMPRVGIPVITPVAPVTGRVLRQHYRSAAPEDSAVVTPSRGRELHGTMGSRRTTTDANANANAEQLTAVSPAPATGPAR, encoded by the coding sequence ATGCCCCACCCCAGCGCCGAGGACGTTCCCGTCTCCCCCGAGCGGGGACCGCTGCGCAGCCTCGACAACGGCTTCTTCGGCCCGGACTCGGTGAGCTGGAAGGTCTGGACATCGCCAACCTCGCTGATCGGGTTCCAGCGCGCCGTAGTGCTCGAGCACTTCGATCCCCCTCTGGCCGCGGCCGTCGCCGACAGCGGCGGGATCTACCAAGACCCGCACGGGCGCCTCGACCAGACCCTCGCCTACTTCCTCACCGTCGCGGTCGGCGACAGCCGTACTGTGATTCAGGCAGCCGAATTCCTTATGCGCATCCACGCTAAGGCGACTGGCGTAGAGCCCATTACCGGGAAACGCTATAGCGCCAACAACCCGGAGTCCCAGCTGTGGATTCACCTAACGGGGTGGCACAGTGTCCTGAAGTGTTACGAGCTCTATGGACCCGGGCGCTTGTCCAAGGCTGATGAGGACCGCTACTGGGCCGAGTGCCGCGTCGCCGCTGAGCTTCAGACCTGCGATCCCGCAGACGTCCCGCGCAATCGCGAAGAGGTCAAGGCGTACTTCGAGAAAGTACGTCCTCAGCTGTGTTCCTCAGAGCGTGCGTATCGCGGGATGCACTACCTGCTCTACCCGCCGTTGAAGAAGGTGGGGTTCCGGATCTGGGCCGCGTCTCGTTTCACCGCTGTCCTGAGTATCCATTCACTGCCCATGTGGATGCGCCGCACAGGCGGATTCCACCAGTGGCGGCTTATAGATTTCGGCATCCGTCTCGCGCAGCCGTTCATCCGTATGGGCACCCGCATCGCGAAGATGCCGCGCGTCGGCATTCCAGTGATCACTCCGGTCGCGCCGGTCACCGGCAGGGTGCTGCGGCAGCACTATCGCTCTGCGGCGCCTGAGGATTCCGCGGTGGTCACACCGTCTCGCGGAAGGGAGCTGCACGGGACGATGGGATCGCGGCGCACGACTACGGACGCGAACGCGAACGCGAACGCGGAACAGCTGACCGCGGTCAGCCCTGCTCCTGCAACCGGTCCAGCTCGATAG
- a CDS encoding tetratricopeptide repeat protein, with amino-acid sequence MRNRTTALILVVILCFYLLLAVQRGVWLMATGEPVLVLFGIGVLMLPVVGVWFVVTEVRMGNASSRLGTRLESEGLWPTEEIPRRPSGRPDLKAADDIFEKRKAEVEADPENWRGWYRLSLAYNDARDRSRARKALRKAIELDRLQEQG; translated from the coding sequence ATGCGCAACCGCACCACGGCCCTGATCCTGGTCGTCATCCTGTGCTTCTACCTGCTGCTGGCCGTCCAGCGCGGGGTGTGGCTGATGGCGACCGGCGAGCCGGTGCTGGTGCTGTTCGGGATCGGCGTGCTGATGCTGCCGGTCGTGGGTGTCTGGTTCGTGGTTACCGAGGTGCGGATGGGCAACGCCTCTTCGCGCCTCGGGACCCGGCTGGAGTCCGAAGGGCTCTGGCCGACCGAGGAGATCCCGCGGCGGCCCTCCGGCAGGCCGGATCTGAAGGCCGCCGACGATATCTTCGAGAAGCGCAAGGCCGAGGTCGAAGCCGATCCGGAGAACTGGCGCGGCTGGTACCGGCTTTCGCTGGCCTACAACGACGCGCGCGATCGGTCTCGGGCGCGCAAGGCGCTGCGGAAGGCTATCGAGCTGGACCGGTTGCAGGAGCAGGGCTGA
- the dapB gene encoding 4-hydroxy-tetrahydrodipicolinate reductase produces the protein MTAALGQGVVKVAVFGAAGRMGQAVCRAVLDAPGLDLVAQIDVDDDPQRAVEAGAEVAVDFTHPGATMQNIEFCARNGINVVVGTSGFDEARQDQVRALLHGTEVRVLVAPNFSIGAVLMMKFAANAAPYFESVEIIELHHPDKVDAPSGTATRTAELVAEARAAAGSAPMPDATLSPSQGGPGLDGARGAAVESIPVHSVRLRGLIAHQEVLLGTVGETLTIRHDSLDRASFMPGVVLACKKTGTLPAGLTVGLDALLDI, from the coding sequence ATGACAGCCGCTCTGGGACAAGGCGTCGTGAAGGTCGCGGTGTTCGGGGCGGCCGGCCGGATGGGGCAGGCCGTCTGCCGCGCCGTGCTGGACGCGCCGGGCCTGGACCTGGTCGCGCAGATCGACGTCGACGACGACCCGCAGCGCGCGGTCGAGGCCGGCGCCGAGGTCGCGGTCGACTTCACCCATCCCGGCGCCACCATGCAGAACATCGAGTTCTGCGCGCGCAACGGGATCAACGTGGTGGTCGGCACCTCCGGCTTCGACGAGGCCCGGCAGGACCAGGTCCGCGCGCTGCTGCACGGCACCGAGGTCCGGGTCCTGGTCGCCCCGAACTTCTCCATCGGCGCGGTGCTGATGATGAAGTTCGCGGCGAACGCGGCGCCGTACTTCGAGAGCGTGGAGATCATCGAGCTGCACCACCCGGACAAGGTCGACGCGCCCTCGGGCACCGCGACCCGTACCGCGGAGCTGGTCGCCGAGGCTCGGGCCGCCGCGGGCAGCGCGCCGATGCCGGACGCCACGCTGAGTCCCTCTCAAGGTGGCCCCGGCCTGGACGGTGCCCGCGGAGCGGCAGTCGAGAGCATCCCGGTGCACTCGGTCCGGCTGCGCGGCCTGATCGCCCACCAAGAAGTCCTGCTCGGCACCGTCGGGGAGACCCTGACCATCCGGCACGACTCGCTGGACCGCGCCTCGTTCATGCCCGGCGTGGTGCTGGCCTGCAAGAAGACCGGTACGCTGCCGGCCGGCCTGACCGTCGGCCTGGACGCGTTGCTGGATATTTAG
- a CDS encoding M16 family metallopeptidase: MNPAETLIAGQNGSGTVRRTVLPGGLRVVTETMPSVRSVTFGIWTGIGSRDEHAEESGATHYLEHLLFKGTAKRSALEISAALDAVGGEMNAFTAKEYTCYYARVLDTDLPLAIDVICDLVTSALIRPEDVASERNVILEEMAMTEDEPADQIHDEFAYALLGDSPLGRPILGSAESVNALTRDAIAEYYHSHYTDDHLVVSAAGNLDHDVVVALVDAAFAQARGVRDADRQPVVPRIGGDCGVAHSGLRLVSKQTEQTHVVLGVPGVARNDRRRYPLGILSTILGGGMSSRLFQEVREKRGLAYSVYSFSSHHADCGTFGVYAGCQPENFTEVLKICRDEVAKIADGGVTEEELRRGIGQVRGSTVLSLEDTGSQMTRIGKNELVYGEHLTIEELLARVESVTLEDVKAVAEEFLRQPQAIAVIGDYEDASSFEGALA; the protein is encoded by the coding sequence TTGAACCCGGCTGAGACCCTGATCGCCGGGCAGAACGGCAGCGGCACTGTGCGCCGTACCGTTCTGCCCGGCGGTTTGCGCGTGGTCACCGAGACCATGCCCTCCGTTCGCTCCGTCACCTTCGGCATCTGGACCGGCATCGGCTCGCGCGACGAGCACGCCGAGGAGTCCGGTGCCACCCACTATCTGGAGCACCTGCTCTTCAAGGGCACCGCGAAGCGCTCGGCGCTGGAGATCTCCGCGGCGCTGGACGCGGTGGGCGGCGAGATGAACGCCTTCACCGCCAAGGAGTACACGTGCTACTACGCGCGCGTGCTCGACACCGACCTGCCGCTGGCCATCGACGTGATCTGCGACCTGGTCACCTCCGCGCTCATCCGCCCCGAGGACGTCGCCTCCGAGCGCAACGTCATCCTCGAGGAGATGGCGATGACCGAGGACGAGCCGGCCGACCAGATCCACGACGAGTTCGCCTACGCCCTGCTCGGCGACTCCCCGCTCGGCCGGCCGATCCTGGGCTCGGCGGAGTCGGTCAACGCCCTGACCCGGGACGCGATCGCCGAGTACTACCACTCCCACTACACCGACGACCACCTGGTGGTCTCCGCGGCCGGCAACCTCGACCACGACGTGGTGGTGGCCCTGGTCGACGCGGCGTTCGCGCAGGCCCGCGGAGTCCGGGACGCCGACCGCCAGCCGGTCGTCCCGCGCATCGGCGGCGACTGCGGCGTCGCGCACTCCGGGCTCCGCCTGGTGTCCAAGCAGACCGAGCAGACGCACGTCGTGCTCGGCGTGCCGGGCGTCGCGCGCAACGACCGCCGCCGCTACCCGCTGGGCATCCTGTCCACGATCCTCGGCGGCGGCATGTCCTCGCGGCTGTTCCAGGAGGTCCGCGAGAAGCGCGGCCTGGCGTACTCGGTCTACAGCTTCTCCTCGCACCACGCCGACTGCGGCACGTTCGGCGTCTACGCCGGCTGCCAGCCGGAGAACTTCACCGAGGTGCTGAAGATCTGCCGCGACGAGGTCGCCAAGATCGCCGACGGCGGTGTCACCGAGGAGGAGCTGCGCCGCGGCATCGGCCAGGTGCGCGGCTCCACGGTGCTCTCCCTGGAGGACACCGGCTCGCAGATGACGCGCATCGGCAAGAACGAACTCGTCTACGGCGAGCACCTCACCATCGAAGAGCTGCTGGCGCGGGTGGAGTCGGTGACGCTCGAGGACGTCAAGGCGGTCGCCGAGGAGTTCCTGCGGCAGCCCCAGGCGATCGCGGTCATCGGCGACTACGAGGACGCTTCATCGTTCGAAGGAGCCCTGGCATGA
- a CDS encoding polyribonucleotide nucleotidyltransferase — protein MSEGVFTTEAVIDNGPFGQRTVRFETGRLARQAAGSVVAYLDEETMVLSATTASKSPKDSLDFFPLTVDVEERMYAVGRIPGSFFRREGRPSEDAILTCRLIDRPLRPSFAKGLRNEVQVVATIMALNPDHLYDVVAINAASASTQLAGLPFSGPIGGVRVALIQDRWVAFPTHTELADAVFDMVVAGRTLEDGDVAIMMVEAEATSQTVSLVAGGSTAPTEEVVADGLEAAKPFIKALCVAQQELASQAAKATAEFPRFLDYQDDVLEAVSATAKNELSNALTIAGKHEREEELDRVKALVVEKLAQQFEGREKEIGGAFRALTKKLVRERIIRDQVRIDGRGVRDIRPLSAEVEVVPRVHGSALFERGETQILGITTLNMLRMEQQLDTLNPETRKRYMHNYNFPPYSTGETGRVGSPKRREIGHGALAERALVPVLPTREEFPYAIRQVSEALSSNGSTSMGSVCASTMSLLNAGVPLKAPVAGIAMGLVSAEIDGKTEYVALTDILGAEDAFGDMDFKVAGTKEFVTALQLDTKLDGIPASVLAAALKQAKDARLHILDVMMEAIDVPDEMSEFAPRIISVKIPVDKIGEVIGPKGKMINQIQEDTGAEITIEDDGTIYIGASNGAAAEAARVTINQIANPTMPEVGERYLGTVVKTTTFGAFVSLMPGRDGLLHVSQLKKLAGGKRVENVEDVVKVGDKLQVEIAEIDSRGKLSLIPVLPDEESKPAEAKAE, from the coding sequence TTGTCGGAGGGTGTTTTCACCACCGAGGCCGTGATCGACAACGGCCCGTTCGGCCAGCGCACCGTGCGCTTCGAGACAGGCCGTCTGGCCCGTCAGGCCGCCGGCTCCGTCGTGGCCTACCTGGACGAGGAGACGATGGTCCTTTCGGCGACCACCGCCTCGAAGTCCCCCAAGGACTCTCTCGACTTCTTCCCGTTGACGGTCGATGTCGAGGAGCGCATGTACGCCGTGGGCCGTATCCCCGGCTCCTTCTTCCGGCGCGAGGGCCGTCCGAGTGAGGACGCGATCCTCACCTGCCGGCTCATCGACCGGCCGCTGCGTCCGTCCTTCGCCAAGGGCCTGCGCAACGAGGTGCAGGTCGTGGCCACGATCATGGCGCTGAACCCGGACCACCTGTACGACGTCGTGGCGATCAACGCCGCCTCGGCCTCCACGCAGCTGGCCGGCCTGCCCTTCTCCGGTCCCATCGGCGGCGTGCGCGTCGCGCTGATCCAGGACCGCTGGGTGGCCTTCCCGACCCACACCGAGCTCGCCGACGCCGTGTTCGACATGGTCGTGGCCGGCCGGACGCTGGAGGACGGCGACGTCGCGATCATGATGGTCGAGGCCGAGGCCACCAGCCAGACGGTGTCCCTGGTCGCCGGCGGTTCCACCGCCCCGACCGAGGAAGTCGTCGCCGACGGCCTGGAGGCCGCCAAGCCCTTCATCAAGGCGCTGTGCGTGGCCCAGCAGGAGCTGGCCTCGCAGGCCGCCAAGGCCACCGCCGAGTTCCCGCGCTTCCTGGACTACCAGGACGACGTGCTGGAGGCGGTGAGCGCCACGGCCAAGAACGAGCTGTCCAACGCGCTGACCATCGCCGGCAAGCACGAGCGCGAGGAGGAGCTGGACCGCGTCAAGGCGCTGGTCGTGGAGAAGCTCGCGCAGCAGTTCGAGGGTCGCGAGAAGGAGATCGGCGGGGCGTTCCGCGCCCTGACCAAGAAGCTGGTCCGCGAGCGCATCATCCGCGACCAGGTCCGCATCGACGGCCGCGGCGTGCGCGACATCCGCCCGCTGTCCGCCGAGGTCGAGGTCGTGCCCCGCGTGCACGGCTCGGCGCTGTTCGAGCGCGGCGAGACCCAGATCCTGGGCATCACCACGCTGAACATGCTCCGGATGGAGCAGCAGCTGGACACGCTGAACCCCGAGACGCGCAAGCGCTACATGCACAACTACAACTTCCCGCCGTACTCCACCGGCGAGACCGGCCGCGTGGGTTCGCCCAAGCGCCGCGAGATCGGCCACGGCGCCCTCGCCGAGCGCGCGCTGGTGCCGGTCCTGCCGACCCGCGAGGAGTTCCCCTACGCGATCCGCCAGGTGTCCGAGGCTCTCAGCAGCAACGGCTCCACCTCGATGGGCTCGGTCTGCGCCTCGACCATGTCCCTGCTGAACGCCGGTGTGCCGCTGAAGGCCCCGGTCGCCGGTATCGCGATGGGCCTGGTCTCCGCGGAGATCGACGGCAAGACCGAGTACGTCGCGCTGACCGACATCCTCGGCGCCGAGGACGCCTTCGGCGACATGGACTTCAAGGTCGCCGGCACCAAGGAGTTCGTCACCGCGCTGCAGCTGGACACCAAGCTGGACGGCATCCCGGCCTCGGTCCTGGCCGCCGCCCTGAAGCAGGCCAAGGACGCGCGTCTGCACATCCTGGACGTCATGATGGAAGCCATCGACGTCCCGGACGAGATGTCCGAGTTCGCGCCGCGCATCATCTCGGTGAAGATCCCGGTGGACAAGATCGGCGAGGTCATCGGCCCGAAGGGCAAGATGATCAACCAGATCCAGGAGGACACCGGCGCCGAGATCACCATCGAGGACGACGGCACCATCTACATCGGCGCCTCCAACGGGGCCGCGGCCGAGGCCGCGCGCGTGACGATCAACCAGATCGCCAACCCCACGATGCCGGAGGTCGGCGAGCGCTACCTGGGCACCGTGGTGAAGACCACGACCTTCGGCGCGTTCGTCTCGCTGATGCCGGGCCGCGACGGCCTGCTGCACGTCTCCCAGCTCAAGAAGCTGGCCGGCGGCAAGCGGGTGGAGAACGTCGAGGACGTGGTGAAGGTCGGGGACAAGCTGCAGGTGGAGATCGCCGAGATCGACTCCCGCGGCAAGCTCTCGCTGATCCCCGTGCTGCCCGACGAGGAGAGCAAGCCGGCCGAGGCCAAGGCGGAGTAA